CCTCACAATCCGAGCCTCGCGAGGCTAGTTCCAATGCTATACCAACCTATGGCATGATAACGCCAATTGCCGATGGCTCTGCCCTAGAgtttgaaaacaaaaggaaaaaaggagacTACTTCCGACAAGTGAACACGATCACACCCGATGGCCCCTTTGCGaagccagaatgggcacacatgccaaTTTCTTTTATCGAAGAAGAGTTCAAGTTAAAGACAACCTCGGATAATGATGTGATGGTAATTGAGGCTATCATCGCTGGTTGGAACATAAGAAAAGTCTTGGTGGACAATGGCAACTCCGCAGACATCATCTTCGCTAACACGTTCAGAGAGATGAAAATCAATCCTCACCTGCTTGAGCCTTCGGAGGTCCCACTACTTGGCTTTGGGGGAAGACCAGTCAAGGCCCTGGGAAAGATATCACTTCCAGTCTCATTTTGGAATCTCAACAATGCAAGGACAGAGCGCATCACATTCGACGTGGTCGAAATGTACTACCCCTATTTCGCCATCCTCGGGTGGGGGTTCATTAACAAGTTCGATGTAGCCATGAGGCAATTGTTTCTATTTATGAAAATACCAGCTCTGAATGGGGTCATCACAGTTTATGGGGATCAACAAACTGCAAGAAACATATAAAAGGGTGCAACTCTAGGAGAGAAGAACGTCCACCATCTTGCAACCCACAGCGAAGTCAAAGAGCAAAAAAAGAGGAGACGATACGTTGAGACTAAGAGATACaaagagaagataaaaataaatGCTGATGGTGAAACCAAGAAAGTCCTTTTGGATGGATGCATCCTGGATAGGCACGTCATCATAGGAGCCAACCTTGAgccaaaggaggaagaagagttaaTTGATTTTTTGAATAAGAACAAAGATGTCTTCACTTGGTTCGCGAGCGACCTCCAAGGAGTTGATAGAGAGATAATCGACCATAGCCTTGATATCAAGCCTGGCGCGAAgccaaagaaacaaaaacttaGGAAGATGTCCGATGACAAAGCACATGCAATGAAGGCCGAAGTTGACAAACTCCTCGAAGCCAATGTGATATGGCCCATCATAATCCAGAATGGCTAACCAACACCGTTCCAGTCAAAAAGAAGAACGGAAGGTGGAGGATGTGCATAGACTTCACTAACCTAAACAAAGCTTGCCCGAAGGATAACTACCCATTGGAGAGGGTGGACAAAGTAGTAGATGATGATGCCAACATTGAAATGTTATCATTACTCAATCTATTCTCAGGCTACCACTAGATCAAGATCAagaaagaagatgaggaaaaacAGGATTTGTGACTCCATTTGGAACCTTTTGCTTCATGAGAATGCCAGAGGGGCTAAAGAATGCGGGACAAACTTTCTCAAGAATGGTCACGATTATCCTCTCCAAACAGCTTCATAGAAACATTCTAGCCTATGTAGATGATAAAGTTGTAAAAAGCAACAACAGGGGAGACCACATCCTTGACCTCGTGGAAACTTTTGCTAACTTGAGAGCAGCCAACTTGAAGCTAAACCTTGAGAAGTGTGTATTTGGAGTGCAACGAGGCAACGTGTTAGGTTGTCTAGTAACCACTAAAGGCATCCAAGCCAACCTAGATAAAATTCAAGCGTTCCTTGACATGAAGGAGCCAACCTAGGTAAAGGATGTTCAGAGGTTGACGGGAAGAGTTGCTGCCCTCAACAAGTTCATCCCACGAGCCGCAGAGCGAAGCCTACCATTCTTTCAGGTTCTGAGAAGCTGCAAAAAATTCAAATGGGATGAGAAGCAAAGTGAAGCCTTCCAACAGCTCAAGGATTACTTGCAGAACATGACCAAGTTATGCCCCCCAGAGCCCAACTCACCTCTCCTGATTTATGTCTCAGCTTCGGCCATAGCTGTCATTGCTGCTTTGATTCAGGAGAAAGAAATTGATGGCAAACTGAAACAGATCCCTGTATACTTCACTTCTGAAGCACTGTCAGGCTCAAAACTATTTAACTTCAACGGGCACAAAATTGTTGCAGTAATGAAACCAGCCTCTGGAAGATCTTTTCGCAAATCAAGAAGCTTCAGGTAGAATCACCAAATGGGCATTTGAATTATCGAAATTTGTTGTGGACTTCGAGAGGAGAAGCACCATAAACTCATAAATCTTAGCAGACTTTATTGTGGACTAGACATCTCCATGCACTAGCCAGGATGAAGTCGAAACCCCATGGGTCATTCATTGTGAAGGGGCATGGTGCGACAGGGGGGTTGGAGTTTCAGCCATCATAACTTCGCCATCTGGGGTCAAGATAAGATATGCTATGAGGCTAAGCTTCACAAGCGAAGCTAGGTCTATAAACAACATGATAGAATATGAAGCATTGCTACTGGTGTTAAGGAAAATGAAAGCCTTAGGTCAGCAAGTCTTCATAATAAAGACGGATTCTAAGGTGATCAAGGAGCACATTGAAAAATAAAGCGAAGCTTGAGAACCAGAGCTAGTTAAATACCTCGCCGCAGTCAGATCAATGGAGAAGCACTTTAGAGGTTTCACTATTCAGCATATCCCGAGGTCAGAAAATGATGAGGTGGATAAGCTTGCAAAGGCAGCAGCTAAAAATGAGCCGCTACCCCCAGATGTGTTCTACGAGATCATTCAAACTCCATCAACAAAAGAGCTAGCTTCGACAGCCATAAATGCAATCCAGAGCTTCGATTGGAGGGCTCAAATCATGGCTTATATGAGAGGATACTTCGAGCCTCATGACAAAGTTGAGTTAAGCAGGCTGAAGCAAAAGGCCAGGGGTTACTCAATCATAGATGGTGAACTATACAAAACTAGAATATAAACACCTTGGCTTCGCTGCATTGACACAGAAAGTGGAAAGGAGTTGCTAGCTGAAATCCACAAAAGTTTTTGCAGGTCTCATATCGGATCCAGGGCACTGGTGAGCAAGGCGTTGAGGCAAGGTTTCTATTGGCCTTTAGCTGTTCGCAATGCACAGAGTCTCGTGCGAGGCTGTAaagctttttaaaaaaatagcaaatCAAGGGCATGCCCCATTGCTACCAATTCAACTCATCCCACCAACATGGCCTCTGCAAAGGTGGGGAGTGGATCTAGTGGGGCTGCTCTCAACAGCCTAGGGAAATTGCAAGTTTGCCATGGTGGCGGTGGACTACTTCACAAAATGGATTGAAGCAAAACCACTGGTGACGATAACCTCATGATCGGTTCAAAAATTGTTTTGGCAGAACATTGTCTGCAGATTCGGGGTGCCCAGAGAACTAACCGTAGACAACGGTAAACAATTTGACTTCCACAATTTCAAAGAATTCTGCTCTAGCCTTGGTATGAAGGTAAAGTTCGCCTCAGTATACCACCCCTAGTCAAATGGTGCAGTGGAGAGAGCAAATGGTTTGATTTTCTCAGCAATTAAGAAATGCCTCTTTGatcaaaaaaagggaaaatgggtcGACGAACTCTCAAGGGTAATCTGGTCACACAACACCACCGAGTCTCGAGCAATGGGTTTTACCCCATTCAGACTACTTTTTGGCTCCGAGGCTGTGACACCTGAGGAAATCAAAAACAATAGCTTAAGGGTGCTGCGCTCTGAAGACATCGAAGACACCATCAAAGTTGAAAAGGACATGATTGAGCTCGAAATACTGTAGGCCACAGATAACATTGATAAATACCagaaagaaacaagaaaatggAGAAACAAGAAGGGAGTGCAAAGGGAGATCAAAGTGGGTGACCTCGTcatcaagaggaagaagaaccgGGAAAACCCCAAAAAATTGCAGGAGGCCTAGGAGGGGCCATACATCATCACAAGAAGCAACAGGCTAGGGTCCTTCCACCTCACGGATCAACTTGGCACGGAAGTTGTTGCATTCTTGGAACATAGATAGCCTACGCAAGTATTACCCATAAAACACTGTTCATCGTTACCTTCGGCTTGTGAAGTTATAAACAATGCCGAAGGTAATACTTTTACTTTATAGCACTTTTACACCATCGATTCTGGATtgtactcttttccttgctaggggggcTCCATTCTGGAGGtaaggtttttaacgaggcagatcCATGTAAAACTTTCAACATTTAATGAAATGAGTTCCCCCTATGATCTCAGTTTCATTGCGAGGGATAACTAGCGGTTCTGGGCGAGCCTAACGGCAACGGCCTTGCATTCTTGTATATTCTAAACAGTGAAAAAGTGCACTATACGCATATAAAAGCATACTCTCTTGACCAAAACATCACCGGTCTTAACGTCGGTTCTCTAGCTTAGAAAGTGTCGTCCACAGCAAGCAAGGAAGGCACCCGACATGAAGATACCCTTGGACTAGACTCCCCCTACGCAAGGATAGGAGGGGCGTGACGTTTTTCAAAAATCAAGGTTCCTTGTCCTTCCGCATGAAGAGTCTAGCCTCAGCTAGAGTTACCGTAACAGTGCAAATACAGACATTTCCCTCTTCATCTCATCCAAAGTTTTCTAAGTATCTAAGATCGAGACAGTCTAGGTTGGTTAAGTGCTTTTGCTCCTCAATGTGGGGTGATGTTTTTAAGAAATCAACATGGCTCTTTGAGTAGAAGCAACCTTAGGCCAACCCTCTCATCCTTCTCGCAAAAGGACAAGGGGGCAAGTGACGTTTTTTCAAAATAAGGAAACCAATTTTGTCCTTTCACGCGAAAAGACCTTAGCCTCGGCCCAAAGTTGCTTTCCTAGCGTGAATCAgcatctctctctatctctccctccctctcgctTCCTCAGGATAACATCTTCATTTCTCAAGACTTTTAGGTTGAAGCAACTAGAAGTTGCGATATCAACCGAACTTCCGTTATTCTTctaagtcaacaaaactcgGGAACAAGTTTTTAGTTGACTTATCTCGCAACCTGCACCGGCTTCCTTGATCTTTTTCAACAGAAGCCCAAAATAAGTTTACCATTGAAGGGATCTAAGAAACAGGTGATGATTTCTCACAAAGTTCACAAGACACCCTGCAAAAGGGAGTTTAGCTTCGGTCAAAATCCACACAGCAAGGTCGACAAGGATTGGGGCGAAATTTTTCAAGACTCTCAACCACCAGCTTCCGTTAACTAAATGAAAAGACAAACAAAGCCATAGCACAAAGAAGCCGAGGGGGTGACGTTTTCCAAGGAAGCAGAACGTTCATCATTCCTTGATGCAACGACATTGTTGTCTTTCCAACTAGAATTAACCTAAAAATCATAGAAATCAAACCAAGTTTCAAATTGACAAAAGCTGGATAGCCTTGGAAGGACATGTTCCAGCCAAGCCTTAAATATTTACAAACTTCGCTAGTAATCGTGCCAAATATTTTACAGCAAGGTCTATCTTTACAAAATAATTTCCATGCAACCCTAGGATTTACTAGGCCATTtctgcatcatcaccacccttGCCTTCGGCTTCGAGCTTTGCTTCCTTTTCCCTAGTTTGTGCAAGTTTCTCTCGTGCAAGCTGCTATGTATACTCCTGACCCGACGCAGTCCAAAGCTGCCTGAAAATGCTCAATTTCATAGCCCTCACATTCTTGGACTTCTCCTCTGCACCCAGTTCTAAGGCGGAAGGGAAAGCGTAGTTTCGACCCACAAGAGCTAAGAAGTGGTTGTAGTCCTATTTCTAAAGAAGCTGAAGAGTACTATCCAGGCAAAAAGATGCAGCAAAGTCACTAAGGCCCGAGATAACCTCGGGTAGACTTTCAAACTCCTCTTTCACCATATTGAATATGTCATACACATCTCCACCACCTAGATATGGAAGAAGTTCAGCGCCAAAAGGCATGAGAGCAGCTTTGTACTCCTCGTAGAGCTTAGAGAATTTTTCTTTAAGAGCGCCCTTGGCTTTGTCGATGTACTCGCTTTTTTCTTGAAGCTCGATAACCATAAGATGAATACCTTTCGCTTCCTCCGCAATAGAACGTGCGTCTTTCTCTACAGCGCTTCAAAGGTTCTCTATAAGCTTAGCATTATCATCCAAGCTGTGACCAAGTTTCTCATTCTCCTTGACAAGTTTCTCAATTTTCTCTACAAGCTCACTGCAAATGTTCATCCACaagttgttgtttttcttaaatCCGGAGTTAATCTCATTAAGCTCACTCTTCAAGCCAAGCAAAATCTTGTTCTGCTCCTCAAGCTCAGCAACTCTAGCTTCGAGCAGCGTCACCTTCTCACTCTGGGCCAACATGCCTTTCTGCCGGGCCTCGGCTCTCTCCCTAGCAACCTTGCCGACTATGATGGACTGCCAAGACAAGCATCAGTATAAAGTGGCTGCCAACACATACTAAACAAGTTAGAGAGCTGAAAAAGTTAGCCAACAAAATATCTTCGGGTACAGTATGGGAAGCAGCCGACATATTCGCATCTATTTCTATAACTTCATCATCTCCAACGACTTGAGCAAATCGGGATTTCTTCGCAGATTTTTTCACTTTCATCCCAGCCAGGGCACTGGCCGCTTAAACCTCGGGCACAGTCACACTGGGGACAGCCTTAGAAGTGGCTTGGGCAGATAACTTTGTAGCCGTGCTGGAATAACTCTGCCCaaccttctctttcttcttctgatACTCGAGGCTAGAAGTCTTTAACTTTACCTTCGTAGCCTCGAGCACCACACTGGGCTGGGAAACTACCTTGGCAGAACTGCTCTcaacttttcttcttttacccctgccgccaccgccaggtCCACGAGACCTCTTTCCTCGAGCCTGGGGGCGTGGCACCACATCAATACCAAGTTAATCAAAAACTCGATTCACCCAAAGCTCATGCTTACAATCTTCTTGAGGgattttagctccattttaGAAACTGGACCAATGATAACAACAGCGTGCCTCTCAATCTCTTCAGCGTAGAGAATGGGATTAACATCCCCAGGTAGCTTCACCCCGAAGCGAGGGTAAGGCAAGGGACTTTCTTTCCATGGAACCTGCTTGGGTACAATCTCAATTGATCCCCATCCGGCAGAAAGTGGCCATATGATCGAAGCCGGGAACTCTTCCACAATGTCTCACCCAGGAATTGACTTCGAGGCTGCAATAAAGGCAGCCTCGCGCTCCTTAACCTTTTTTCATCCTTGAGAATGTAGGAGTTGTAGCCACGTCCATAGGGTTAAGGGGCGCATAGAAAGGATAAACTGGTTGGCTTCTACCAGCGGGCTCAGTTGACTCAATCTTCACTTAGAACCAGTGGTTGAGCCAGGCATCATCCCATCTATTCTTCTGCGCGTACGACAACTCAACCCTCTTGATCCCCTGCTTCTCATTTTTCCTCCGCATGTTTTGGTGCAGCATCCAAACTGGTTCTTGAACACACCATCTTCGCCATCGAAGGTGGTCCTCTTCTTCTGAATATGAAGCTTGAAAAGTCTTGCAAAGCTGTCTACACCAATATAACCACCACACGTGCGCTGCACCTAGTAAAACATGGACAGACCAACAAAAGAGTTGGGCGTAACATGGTGAAGCTTCACCCTGTATCGATCCAAGATCGAGGCAGCTTGTCGCACAGGAATCTCAAACCAGCGGTAAAAAAGTCTTTGAATAGAATGGCCTCGCCATACTCAGGCGCAGGAATCTCTTTGTCAGCAGCCACCCTACCAGCACCTTCGGGGAAGTACCCCTTCTTCTCGTAAAGCTTTATAGTTTTTTCAGAAATCGAGGACCTCCCGAAGCGCATGGTGGGGATATACGCGTCTTTCACAGCCACTAACTTAGATACCTTCACGTCGACTCCTATTATGTCCTCGCTGCTTTCACCCTCGTCGCCAGCAGCACCTTCACCTCCGCCCTCAGCCTCGTCAGCCTTAGAGCTCGAATTGGAGTTACCGCTGCTCGATGAGTCCTCTTCACTGAAGCTCAACCTCGTGGCCTTGATAACGGCTCTGTCCAGGTCTTGATCCCCCGAAACTTGCTCAACTTGCTCAGACTAGTTAGGCTGTCCAGCCTCATCTAAAGCCCAGCTTGTGCAGCAAGTTCCTCCGCAGACATGGGTCTAGAAGTCTGGATAATGCAAGCCAGCTGTGAAAGTCAAAACAacataataaaaaaacaaaacactcAGAAAAAGAGTTCAAAGCTAAAAGGGAAAGGTAAGTAACCTTGCTACCTTAGAGATGCCCGAAGTTAATGGTGTAATCAAACAACGCTTAATTCTCCAAGGTGTGCAAGTAACAAGCGGGAAACAATCGCgcacactacaaggttttgtcactaatgcgactaatttttttgcaacaggcgactttcgttgcaatacataggggttattacgacaatagtccgttttggttgcaataggggtgtcatattgccaccatttgtgtAGCGTTGCGACAACAACTTAGTCATTGCAATAGGTACACTATATTGCAACGaatatttgttggttgtaattgcggcgatgtattgccacgctattttaTAATGGTGGCAAGCAGTGGCGGGCGCAGGATCTGGagtatgggtattcaaaattggagatggcaagaaattttttttgacaaaataaattatagttttataacacataattaagtggtagcatcattgattaataaaattgatcacaaattgaaattgtccagctactaatgatcaacatatcaaactggcaacatgtgaaataaatagaggctaaaatagcaaaatggtaacaaagattacaacttacaagctatAGGACAACTTTCCGTTCTGCAATGCTTTGAAAATGAGCGATGATGTGCTATCCCAATTtgacaaacaattgaaaattCTCACCTCATTTGACAAACAATCAGGAATAGCAGCTCacaaaatcctcaaatcagtagACAGTAGGGGCCTTGGGGGCTTGGGGCTGGCCGTGGCCGTGTGCCCGCGTCGGCCGACTGGACTCGCGGAGGGCGGagccggcgagtcgcggcgcTGAAGCCTGGCGCACCCAGCCGCCCACGGCGGCCCGTAGCGCGTTgcgcgcgtgccgccgccggcccgtcggtcaccgcggcgccgccgcttcgGCTCCGCGCCGTgcaggccgccggccaccgcttaCCGCCGCCCAGTAGTGTGtaggccgcccgccgccgccggcccgtcggccgccgcgacgccacCGCTCCGGCTCCGCGCGACCGCGCAGCCGCgcaggccgcccgccgccgcttaCCGCCAGGCACCCTCCCAGTCCCAGCCCGCCAGCCGCCGCttgccgccgggcgccgccaccgccaatccgtcgccgccgccgccggacgccgcctagGGTTCGAGCGCACTGGCCGTGGTGCGTGATTCTGGTGTGTGCGTGCTCACgcgtgggggtggggggcaATCGAGTGGCCGGATGGGCCGGATGGGCCAGTTGGGCCAGTCGAGGGAGAGCGAGGTTGGCCTCCGGTGGGCCTTTTTGAGTGAAATGTCTATGCTAGCTtctgtatttttgtttttttcatacatatatCTAAAATACACTAtgtatatgaattttttttgcaaaaataatgggtattcaattgaataccattGAATCTAAGTGGGCCCGCCACTAGTGGCAATtagttgtccatattgcaaTGATTATAGCACGTTGCAATAAGTACTATCGtgcgttgcaaaagagtcttagatatagcaacgaactcagtgttgttgcaaaagatatcTTGGTTATTACAATGAAAATAGTGTGGTTGCAAAAGGAATCTtggttattgcaacgaaaatagacaatgttgcaaatgagtcttagatattgcaacgctaatatgaatcgttgcaactagtattagatatagcaacaaaaatggtattgttgcaaaagaaatcttggttataacAACAAATACTGAAACCATTGCTATACAGTaggtgctattgcaataatatataaCCGTTGCAATATAGGGGAACgcatggttgcaatagatgagtttgtgggtgccgcCAACTTGGTTATGTTGGTGGACCTTTATTTTGGCCCACACATATTTTAGGCTTTTCTTTCACGAGCTGAGAGGCCTAATCCTGGTATATGTCGTCCTAGCGTCACCTCTCCTCCTTCTTCGCACGACTCATCTCCTCCGCTTCTTTCACGAGCTGAGAGGCTTGAGATGATATGCCCTCTAgtattttttgatattatgatgcacttacaTGTTCATATTGCTTGGGAGGCAGAACAGTGgagaaaaatctatcaacacagAATAGTGGTGTTGTCGTCAACACATAATAGTGGTGTTGTCGTCAACATAGAACAGTGGTGTTGTCATCAAGGGCAATGACGGCATGGAATGGCatggagtgattaaaaaaatcatcacccTTTATTTTGCTAGACAGCATGAAGTCACATTGTTCGAGtgtgactggtatgatgttCCTGCACCAAATAAAAGCAAATCCAGAGGGTACAGTAAAGATAAATTTGGGATTATCGATATTGATACCACTCACTTTCGCTTctcagatgatccatacatcctAGCAACACAAGCGGAGCAAGTGTGTTATGTAAAAGGCGGGAAgaaaggtactaaatggtgcagtgtcctcaaaatgaaacctagAACCCTGTTTGTCATGCCGAAAGTAGAGGACAATGTTGGTGATACAAATGTAGACTTGGTTATCACAGGAGTGGAACCAATGAATGTTGAGGACcatcaggaggctttgacaaactgGATTAGGAAAGACATGCAAGGGTTATCTAGTGATGCATCTGTACTTCAAAAGGTGGTGCCCATGCCTGAACCGGATCATGCGGAAATAccagaagacgaagatgattctgatgacacctacattggtgatggagttgttgctcCGGTCAATATACCTGGAGAAGACaaagatattttctttgtgtaatttggagttgcaaagtttacttcgTGAGCGAAGGCGGATGCACGGCCGTTGTCATGGCCGCACAGCCCCGACCATCGCGCCTCTAGATCTGTGCAGCCCTGGCCGTCGCGCCTCCAGATTCGCGCCGCGCTGCTCTGATTTGCTCCGGATTCGGGCCACACTGGCCTAGTCATCGCTCCTCGGGGCTGCGCCGTGCCCCGGCTGCTATGCCACTAGATCTGGGAAAAGGGGCCTCCGCCGCCCATGGCCGCGCCTCCTGCGCTCGATTTGGGGGCCAGTGAGGCTAGGatggtgcggcggcgggaggtgcgGGGCCAGCGAGGCCAGGatggtgcggcggcgggaggtgcaGGGCCTGTGGAAGGGAGGCAAGAGGTGCCGCTGTAAGGATAAGACTGGAACGTGCGGGTGGGTGGCGGTGTAGCTGCCGCGGCAGTGAACGAATAGGAGCTAGGGTTTCAGGGAATCCGTTCGACTTTTGTTTCATGTGGATGCGATCCGATCCGTCAGATCGAGGATTCAATGGTCAGGAAGAGATGGGCCGTAAAGGCCACGCGgacggaaaaaaaaagatggcccAGATCTATACTTTGGGGGTATAtaacataatttttttgaaagttaCTTCACaagggtgtattaattagttagttaaaaaataaaaaaataagctCCCATTgatccagaaaaaaaaagacataatGGGGAAACCCAAGTCTTTAGGCTCCCAAACGCAAGCATTACCGCTGCGCCAAACATTTATTCATGGTACTCTttgtattttattattttatataaaactGCTCTTGTAGAGAAAATGCAAAAAAGAA
This portion of the Setaria viridis chromosome 7, Setaria_viridis_v4.0, whole genome shotgun sequence genome encodes:
- the LOC140223424 gene encoding uncharacterized protein; protein product: MPISFIEEEFKLKTTSDNDVMVIEAIIAGWNIRKVLVDNGNSADIIFANTFREMKINPHLLEPSEVPLLGFGGRPVKALGKISLPVSFWNLNNARTERITFDVVEMYYPYFAILGWGFINKFDVAMRQLFLFMKIPALNGVITVYGDQQTARNI